In a single window of the Pseudodesulfovibrio profundus genome:
- the metW gene encoding methionine biosynthesis protein MetW — protein MRFDLQVIASWIEPESKVLDLGCRSGSLLDHLRQEKRIVGTGIEIDEVAAGEAIAKGLSVIHGDIYEEIEDYPDNVFDYVILSQTLQHVYEPEKLIREMLRVGKRCIVSFPNFTHIKNRFQMFFTGRAPVSKELPYEWYNTPNIRVIPITDFRRFCNQLHVPIVKEVAIATHHHDTKGLVITFLPNLFATFGIFMLGQAEW, from the coding sequence ATGCGTTTTGATCTGCAAGTCATTGCCTCCTGGATCGAGCCGGAATCCAAGGTACTTGATCTTGGCTGTAGGTCCGGGTCCCTGCTCGACCATCTGCGTCAGGAGAAACGGATCGTTGGTACCGGTATCGAGATAGACGAAGTGGCGGCCGGAGAGGCCATTGCCAAGGGCTTGTCCGTTATCCACGGCGATATTTACGAGGAAATCGAGGATTACCCGGACAACGTGTTTGATTACGTGATCCTGTCCCAGACGCTGCAACATGTCTATGAGCCTGAGAAGCTCATCCGCGAGATGTTGCGCGTTGGCAAGCGGTGCATTGTCTCCTTCCCCAACTTCACGCACATCAAGAACCGGTTCCAGATGTTCTTTACGGGGCGCGCGCCCGTGTCCAAGGAATTGCCCTACGAGTGGTACAACACGCCCAATATCCGCGTCATTCCCATTACGGATTTCCGGCGGTTCTGCAATCAGCTGCATGTGCCTATCGTCAAGGAAGTGGCTATCGCCACCCATCATCACGACACCAAAGGGTTGGTAATCACGTTCCTGCCCAATCTGTTCGCCACCTTCGGCATCTTCATGCTGGGGCAGGCCGAGTGGTAG
- the metX gene encoding homoserine O-acetyltransferase MetX has product MSEYIDNLDTDSSLGVVERREFSFGSTEEPLVLESGRTLSSVTLAYETYGQLNADKSNAIVVCHALTGDSHAAGVYSEDDPKPGWWDIMVGPGKPIDTDKYFVICSNVIGGCMGSTGPASTNPETGRPYGADFPVVTIGDMVRCQRRLVDHLGIDKLLAVIGGSVGGMQVLEWAVRYPERVCAAMPLATTAKHSAQAIAFNEVARQAIMADPTWNSGDYYETGRPEHGLAVARMVGHITYLSDESMRHKFDRRLQDRGELSFDFEADFQVESYLRYQGNKFVERFDANSFLYLTKAADYFNLENEHGDGSLMAAFSRSKCRYLVVSFTSDWLYPTYQSKEMVKAMKKNGLDVSFCEIEAPWGHDAFLLPNERLNSLMRGFLERAAMEMNGGSHAF; this is encoded by the coding sequence TTCGGCAGCACAGAGGAGCCTCTGGTGCTGGAGAGCGGACGGACCTTGTCCTCCGTTACCCTTGCCTATGAAACCTACGGCCAATTGAACGCGGACAAGTCCAATGCCATCGTGGTCTGTCACGCCCTGACCGGCGATTCCCATGCCGCGGGCGTCTACTCCGAAGACGACCCGAAACCGGGATGGTGGGACATCATGGTCGGTCCGGGCAAGCCCATCGACACTGATAAATATTTTGTCATCTGCTCCAATGTGATCGGCGGGTGCATGGGGTCCACCGGGCCAGCCAGCACCAACCCGGAAACAGGGCGTCCTTACGGCGCGGATTTTCCGGTGGTGACCATTGGCGATATGGTTCGCTGCCAGCGACGGCTGGTTGATCATCTCGGCATTGATAAGCTGCTGGCCGTGATCGGTGGTTCCGTGGGCGGCATGCAGGTGCTTGAGTGGGCGGTTCGGTATCCCGAGCGCGTCTGCGCTGCCATGCCCTTGGCGACCACGGCCAAACATTCGGCTCAGGCCATTGCTTTCAACGAGGTGGCCCGTCAGGCGATCATGGCCGACCCCACCTGGAACAGCGGCGATTATTACGAGACAGGACGCCCGGAGCATGGGCTGGCCGTGGCCAGAATGGTCGGGCACATCACCTATCTTTCCGACGAATCCATGCGCCACAAATTCGATCGTCGGTTGCAGGACCGGGGCGAGCTGTCCTTTGATTTCGAGGCGGATTTTCAGGTGGAAAGCTATCTGCGCTATCAGGGGAATAAGTTCGTGGAGCGCTTCGACGCCAACTCGTTTCTGTACCTGACCAAGGCGGCTGATTATTTCAATCTGGAAAATGAACACGGCGACGGTTCGCTCATGGCCGCCTTTTCCCGTTCCAAATGCCGGTATCTGGTCGTGTCGTTCACATCGGACTGGCTGTACCCGACCTATCAGTCCAAAGAGATGGTCAAGGCCATGAAGAAGAACGGGCTGGATGTCAGTTTCTGCGAGATAGAAGCGCCGTGGGGGCATGATGCCTTCCTCCTTCCCAATGAACGGCTCAACTCCCTGATGCGGGGATTTCTGGAGCGTGCTGCAATGGAAATGAACGGAGGTTCCCATGCGTTTTGA